One region of Halomonas huangheensis genomic DNA includes:
- a CDS encoding DUF2786 domain-containing protein, producing the protein MIPDRIMRKIERCLALSQSANAHEAGIALRQAQRLMAANGLSEQDVAIASVTEHSVSAQAGKTPPRYLEALATLINAAFGTQAVYSVSLDEHSHLIRWLGQWRFLGTDGASQVAAYAYEVLQRQLIRDRKAFQQGLNKRIKRATRIRRGDAYAEAWVMGARASIIPMEMSEEAVAVLEAYTARRFGGDLKALTPRQRGKLRHHDFTAVREGFAAGRHVQLHSGVEQERREELTHG; encoded by the coding sequence ATGATTCCAGATCGCATTATGCGCAAGATCGAGCGGTGCCTGGCCTTATCCCAGAGTGCCAATGCCCACGAGGCAGGGATTGCGCTTCGGCAGGCACAGCGCCTCATGGCAGCCAACGGCCTGAGTGAACAGGACGTTGCCATTGCATCCGTCACCGAGCATTCCGTTTCGGCCCAGGCCGGCAAGACGCCTCCCCGCTACCTCGAGGCCCTGGCGACGTTGATCAACGCCGCATTTGGCACGCAGGCCGTGTACTCCGTGTCTCTGGATGAGCATAGCCATCTAATTCGTTGGCTCGGCCAGTGGCGGTTCCTGGGGACAGATGGCGCGAGTCAGGTTGCCGCCTATGCCTATGAAGTTCTGCAGCGTCAACTGATTCGCGATCGCAAGGCGTTCCAGCAAGGCCTCAACAAGCGCATCAAGCGTGCTACCCGGATTCGCCGGGGAGATGCCTATGCCGAGGCATGGGTGATGGGCGCACGCGCGTCGATTATCCCGATGGAAATGTCGGAGGAGGCGGTGGCGGTGTTGGAGGCATACACCGCCAGGCGGTTTGGCGGGGATCTGAAAGCTCTGACACCTCGTCAGCGCGGAAAGCTACGACATCACGACTTCACTGCCGTTCGCGAGGGCTTTGCGGCAGGACGTCATGTTCAACTTCATTCCGGTGTGGAGCAGGAACGTCGGGAGGAGCTGACCCATGGCTGA
- the mutY gene encoding A/G-specific adenine glycosylase produces MDLDATAVTTPVLEREIFSKRLLEWYDRYGRHDLPWQQDRTPYRVWVSEIMLQQTQVATVIPYFERFMARFPDVASLAGASQDEVLHLWTGLGYYARGRNLHKAAQVVMAEHEGRFPVESQEAMASLPGIGRSTAGAIIAQSTGQRAVILDGNVKRVLTRLQAVEGWPGRPAVERELWSLAEHFTPDQRVVDFTQAMMDLGATLCRRGQPDCDHCPFEDVCVARARGEQRRFPESKPKKATPVRTTRMLVLRDDEGRVLLEQRPSSGLWGGLWSLPQFDTDRDMALWLDQHAPAARRSEPQASFTHVFSHFRLEITPVPARVERLDSVAEGWRWYAPSSPDSVGLAAPVKKLLQALTPFTLSPPEGP; encoded by the coding sequence ATGGACCTTGACGCTACGGCAGTGACTACGCCCGTTCTGGAGCGTGAAATCTTCTCTAAACGGTTGCTGGAATGGTATGACCGCTACGGTCGTCATGACCTACCCTGGCAGCAGGACCGTACCCCCTATCGAGTGTGGGTATCGGAAATCATGTTGCAGCAGACCCAGGTCGCGACAGTGATTCCCTACTTCGAGCGCTTCATGGCGCGCTTTCCCGACGTTGCCAGCCTTGCAGGTGCCAGCCAGGACGAGGTTCTGCACCTGTGGACAGGTCTCGGTTACTACGCTCGTGGCCGGAACCTGCACAAGGCTGCTCAGGTGGTCATGGCGGAGCACGAGGGTCGCTTTCCCGTCGAGAGCCAGGAGGCGATGGCGTCTCTGCCGGGTATCGGCCGTTCCACGGCTGGCGCGATCATTGCGCAGAGTACAGGGCAGCGCGCGGTAATTCTCGACGGTAACGTCAAGCGTGTACTGACGCGTCTACAGGCGGTCGAGGGTTGGCCGGGACGACCCGCAGTGGAGCGTGAACTCTGGAGTCTTGCCGAGCACTTCACCCCGGATCAGCGGGTTGTCGACTTTACTCAGGCGATGATGGACCTGGGGGCAACCTTGTGTCGCCGTGGCCAACCCGATTGTGACCACTGTCCATTCGAGGATGTCTGCGTCGCGCGTGCTCGAGGAGAGCAGCGTCGTTTCCCGGAATCGAAGCCGAAAAAGGCCACACCAGTGCGCACTACGCGTATGCTGGTGCTGCGTGACGACGAAGGCAGAGTACTGCTGGAGCAGCGACCATCCTCAGGCCTCTGGGGCGGCCTCTGGAGCCTTCCCCAGTTCGATACGGATCGAGATATGGCACTGTGGCTTGACCAGCACGCGCCAGCCGCCAGGCGTAGCGAGCCCCAGGCCAGCTTCACACATGTATTCAGTCACTTCCGCCTCGAGATTACACCTGTTCCGGCGCGTGTTGAGCGTTTGGATAGCGTGGCAGAAGGCTGGCGCTGGTATGCCCCGTCGTCTCCAGACTCCGTTGGCCTTGCCGCTCCGGTGAAGAAATTGCTGCAGGCGCTGACGCCCTTTACCCTGAGTCCACCTGAAGGACCTTGA
- a CDS encoding DUF2857 domain-containing protein: MTTPQLNHALFNQALVLIREGDMRRARALGFNNEELQRLSRLRASEIESLINEFPGVARFELDHNTFKAALRRIDRDQDRDSLVDHCIRHGASVQMLATFFGLTPNDCSARRTLLGVPSRQGRLPMPEEAIEVDAWHRWQTISDDPSSPSAAEDIKGMLVLAEEVELPLAVIWTLIKQWTTPEQPRQESLPGEDEGVMRAGVA; the protein is encoded by the coding sequence ATGACGACGCCACAACTCAACCATGCACTTTTCAACCAGGCACTGGTGCTGATCCGTGAGGGCGATATGCGGCGGGCGCGTGCACTGGGGTTCAACAATGAAGAGCTGCAGCGCCTGAGTCGACTGCGGGCCAGTGAGATCGAGAGCCTGATCAACGAGTTTCCTGGGGTCGCACGATTCGAACTGGATCACAACACCTTCAAGGCTGCGCTTCGGCGAATTGATCGTGATCAGGATCGCGACAGTCTCGTCGATCACTGTATTCGACACGGGGCCAGCGTTCAGATGTTGGCCACCTTCTTTGGCCTGACACCGAACGACTGCTCAGCACGGCGCACCCTGCTCGGGGTGCCCAGTCGTCAGGGGCGTCTGCCCATGCCGGAAGAGGCTATTGAAGTAGACGCATGGCACCGCTGGCAGACCATCAGTGACGATCCGTCCAGCCCATCAGCCGCCGAAGACATCAAAGGCATGTTGGTACTGGCAGAGGAAGTCGAGTTGCCGCTCGCCGTGATCTGGACACTGATCAAGCAATGGACGACGCCGGAGCAACCACGTCAGGAAAGCCTGCCGGGGGAAGATGAGGGCGTGATGCGTGCAGGGGTGGCGTGA
- a CDS encoding ParB family protein: MSKTAITPDQIAAKLTQPGPKLSTKPADRLPAPTTEQAMTLTLDQLRPYDRNPRTQQNPKYDEIKESIRAVGLKQKLTVTQRPGDDRYMISDGGNTRLTILKELHEETGEERFYYQDCHFIPWQGEINVLAGHLAENDNRGQLSWIERGRGISEAKRMIEENLGEEISQRELTRRLRELGYTIGQSHISKMLYTIEHFLPTIPLTLDSGMGKGQVEKLISYRQFCEECWERCCAYWEAHADDLGEGEQWATSVVDGDFAQAWHDEMAQLDHEGQTEFRWNIVEDRLKGMLHDHTGLHFNPIDMAWKNWFTVRKYARAASEEEKSDIWTTVDSELERLRHPQERHLYPPIEDSSKGSKTTATPTQTLASGNASQDADETGHSEREGDGDQDDLTFEEGQTNLSPTPTPKASERGVPTSGGVDESAQMKEMRAQLAQLEQRNAELEAGSLKPLVAPQAPGSRESSGDELSGLLDSDGFMQEHNPHPTRSLEEQETLVDDLTLSPYDESEGHRQLRHWQAKEHGEEAIDFEAAALKSVPLMSGGPVAPITDLWHVPAWRRNARDLRMQIGEVVQALADWAGIEVSGTTETIRLNAREGLGYELDPLGDNPGRRAQLIWQLLAGLQGDIDPMLPAEISLFGELVGSHGTDSDVCLPDGLFIRVFWLTRLIRVLREGLAEGDPQ, from the coding sequence ATGAGCAAGACAGCCATCACACCTGATCAAATTGCGGCCAAGCTGACCCAGCCTGGCCCGAAACTGAGCACCAAACCCGCCGATCGGCTGCCGGCACCGACGACCGAGCAGGCGATGACCCTGACGCTGGATCAGCTGCGTCCCTATGATCGCAATCCGCGTACCCAACAGAATCCCAAGTACGACGAGATCAAGGAAAGTATCCGGGCAGTGGGCCTCAAGCAGAAGCTGACGGTCACCCAGCGTCCGGGGGATGATCGCTACATGATCTCCGATGGCGGAAACACGCGGCTGACCATCCTCAAGGAATTACATGAGGAAACCGGTGAAGAGCGCTTCTACTACCAGGACTGCCATTTCATTCCCTGGCAGGGCGAAATCAATGTCCTCGCCGGGCATCTGGCCGAAAACGATAACCGTGGACAGCTCAGCTGGATCGAGCGGGGACGGGGTATCTCCGAGGCCAAGCGAATGATCGAAGAAAATCTTGGGGAGGAAATTTCGCAGAGAGAGCTCACCCGTAGACTCAGAGAGCTTGGTTACACAATCGGCCAAAGCCATATCTCAAAAATGCTCTACACCATCGAGCATTTCCTGCCCACGATTCCACTGACACTGGATAGTGGGATGGGTAAGGGACAGGTAGAGAAACTTATCTCGTATCGTCAGTTCTGCGAGGAGTGCTGGGAGCGGTGCTGTGCCTACTGGGAAGCCCATGCCGATGATCTCGGTGAGGGTGAGCAGTGGGCTACCAGCGTTGTCGATGGTGACTTCGCCCAGGCATGGCACGACGAGATGGCCCAACTCGATCATGAAGGACAGACGGAGTTCCGCTGGAACATCGTCGAGGACAGGCTCAAGGGGATGCTGCACGACCATACCGGCTTGCACTTCAACCCGATCGATATGGCATGGAAGAACTGGTTCACGGTACGTAAGTACGCGAGGGCAGCCAGTGAGGAAGAGAAATCTGATATATGGACCACCGTCGACAGTGAGCTGGAGCGGCTGCGTCATCCCCAGGAACGCCACCTCTATCCGCCGATAGAGGATTCCAGCAAGGGGAGCAAGACCACAGCGACACCGACTCAAACCTTGGCGTCTGGAAATGCATCGCAGGATGCCGATGAAACCGGTCACAGCGAGAGGGAGGGCGATGGCGACCAGGATGATCTGACCTTTGAAGAAGGCCAGACCAATCTGTCACCGACCCCCACGCCCAAAGCCAGCGAGCGGGGCGTTCCTACCTCGGGTGGGGTTGATGAGTCCGCCCAGATGAAAGAGATGCGGGCTCAACTCGCCCAGCTCGAGCAACGGAATGCCGAACTCGAGGCAGGATCTCTGAAACCTCTGGTAGCCCCACAAGCGCCTGGCTCCAGAGAGTCCAGTGGCGATGAGCTTAGTGGTCTACTGGACTCTGATGGGTTCATGCAGGAGCACAACCCACACCCGACCCGGTCGCTCGAGGAACAGGAAACTCTGGTCGATGACCTGACCCTCTCTCCCTATGACGAGAGTGAAGGACATCGGCAGTTACGCCACTGGCAAGCGAAAGAGCATGGTGAAGAAGCCATCGACTTCGAAGCTGCCGCCCTCAAGTCCGTTCCACTGATGTCGGGCGGCCCTGTCGCCCCGATTACCGATCTCTGGCACGTCCCGGCCTGGCGCCGGAATGCTCGCGATCTTCGGATGCAGATCGGTGAAGTAGTCCAGGCACTGGCTGATTGGGCTGGCATCGAGGTCTCTGGCACCACCGAGACCATCCGACTCAACGCTCGTGAAGGACTGGGGTATGAACTCGATCCGCTGGGTGACAACCCGGGACGCCGCGCTCAACTCATCTGGCAGTTGCTCGCCGGTCTGCAGGGCGACATCGACCCGATGTTGCCTGCTGAAATCTCATTATTCGGGGAGCTGGTTGGCAGCCATGGCACCGACAGCGATGTCTGCCTGCCGGATGGTCTGTTCATCCGTGTGTTCTGGCTGACCCGTCTGATTCGTGTACTGCGTGAAGGTCTTGCAGAGGGGGATCCGCAATGA
- the dnaB gene encoding replicative DNA helicase: MFTETQTLAPDDVEAMGLVPPHSIEAEQSTLGALMLDNSKWDDICEIVDAEAFYYYPHRLIFKAMRELAQGEKPMDVVTISELLERDGNLESMGGLAFLAEIARNTPSATNIAAYADIVREHQLRRQLSCMGRDLSQQALEGNHLSKAIIEAAERQLFELAEDRQSQSAGIRSALSSAIDTIDRAFNAKDGITGTPTGYKDLDDLTCGWQSSDLIVIAGRPSMGKTTLGMNLVENALIATADRAELADSPVFVFSLEMPEEQLMLRLMSSIGRLDASQLRSGELDDGGWEKLTAATNRILEFEDRLFIDDSSGISATSLKSRARRLMRRHGKPALILIDYLQLLSEPGCENRNNEISTISRILKAMAKDLQCPVIALSQLNRTLENRPNKRPCMADLRDSGAIEQDADVIGFVYRDEVYQPENPDVKGLAEFIIGKQRNGPTGVVHLAFLGAQTRFESLEWKQTQGGWS, from the coding sequence ATGTTCACTGAAACCCAAACCCTCGCGCCTGATGACGTTGAAGCCATGGGACTCGTCCCACCGCACAGTATCGAAGCGGAACAGTCGACGCTCGGTGCACTCATGCTGGATAACAGCAAGTGGGACGACATCTGCGAAATCGTTGATGCCGAGGCGTTCTACTACTATCCCCATCGCCTGATCTTCAAGGCCATGCGCGAACTCGCCCAGGGCGAGAAGCCGATGGATGTGGTGACGATCTCGGAGCTTCTGGAGCGCGACGGGAACCTTGAGTCCATGGGTGGGCTGGCCTTCCTGGCGGAAATTGCTCGCAACACGCCGTCGGCGACCAACATCGCGGCGTATGCCGACATCGTGCGCGAGCATCAGCTCCGCCGACAGCTCTCCTGCATGGGGCGTGACCTCAGTCAGCAGGCGCTTGAGGGTAACCACCTCAGCAAGGCGATAATCGAAGCGGCCGAGCGTCAGCTGTTCGAGCTGGCCGAAGATCGCCAATCTCAATCTGCGGGAATTCGCTCCGCGCTGTCATCGGCAATCGACACCATCGATCGCGCGTTCAATGCCAAGGATGGCATCACCGGTACGCCGACTGGCTATAAGGATCTCGATGACCTGACGTGTGGTTGGCAGAGCTCTGATCTGATTGTCATCGCCGGACGTCCCTCGATGGGCAAGACCACCCTGGGCATGAACCTGGTCGAAAATGCGCTGATTGCCACCGCCGACCGTGCAGAGCTGGCTGACTCACCCGTGTTCGTCTTCTCGCTGGAAATGCCCGAGGAGCAGTTGATGCTGCGCCTCATGTCCAGCATCGGTCGATTGGACGCGAGTCAGCTGCGCTCCGGGGAGTTGGACGATGGTGGTTGGGAAAAGCTGACCGCGGCTACCAATCGCATCCTCGAGTTCGAGGATCGTCTGTTCATCGATGACTCCAGTGGCATTTCCGCCACGTCACTCAAATCACGCGCCCGCCGTTTGATGCGCCGCCACGGCAAACCGGCGCTGATCCTGATCGATTATCTCCAACTGCTCAGCGAGCCTGGCTGCGAGAACCGTAACAACGAGATCTCGACGATCTCGCGGATCCTCAAGGCGATGGCCAAGGACCTGCAGTGTCCGGTCATCGCACTCTCTCAGTTGAACCGCACCCTCGAGAATCGTCCCAACAAGCGCCCCTGCATGGCGGACCTACGTGACTCGGGAGCGATCGAGCAGGATGCGGATGTGATCGGGTTTGTCTATCGGGATGAGGTCTACCAGCCGGAAAACCCCGATGTGAAGGGGTTGGCCGAGTTCATCATCGGCAAACAGCGTAATGGTCCTACGGGTGTCGTCCATCTGGCATTTCTGGGTGCCCAGACACGCTTTGAATCGCTGGAGTGGAAGCAGACGCAAGGAGGCTGGTCATGA
- a CDS encoding ParA family protein encodes MRVSATVCSKGGVGKTTSTANLGGLLADAGFRVLLIDLDSQPTLSSYYELSQPAPGGVYELLATDLVDLDQIISKTAIPNLDIVVSNDYRNQLQQLLLNAPNGRFRLIGLLDRFSDRYDAILIDTQGARSILLEMAVLAADHLVSPIVPELLTAREFVRGTQGMLNEMRELTQYTRFEVPPVSILLNKMTDQLKDARDISDSIRSMYAEVEDHGIRVLDTPLVNLSAYRSAALQSLPVHRVEPRKPSGRKAPACADQIKAIAADLYPEWADAIRAVGASKPQGRPGSGKSGVGHVH; translated from the coding sequence ATGCGTGTTTCTGCAACAGTTTGTTCCAAGGGCGGCGTCGGCAAGACGACCTCAACGGCCAACCTGGGCGGCCTGCTGGCTGATGCCGGGTTCAGGGTGCTCCTCATTGACCTGGACTCCCAGCCTACCCTTTCCTCCTATTATGAGCTGTCCCAGCCTGCACCCGGCGGAGTGTACGAGCTGCTCGCGACAGATCTGGTGGATCTCGACCAGATCATATCCAAGACCGCGATTCCCAATCTCGATATCGTGGTCTCCAACGACTATCGGAATCAGTTGCAGCAGCTGTTGCTCAACGCCCCCAATGGCCGGTTCCGCCTGATCGGGTTACTCGACCGCTTCTCAGATCGCTACGACGCCATCCTCATCGATACTCAGGGAGCTCGCTCCATCCTGCTCGAGATGGCTGTTCTCGCTGCTGATCATCTCGTATCGCCCATCGTCCCCGAGTTGCTGACTGCCCGTGAGTTCGTGCGCGGCACACAGGGCATGCTCAACGAGATGCGCGAGCTCACGCAGTACACCCGCTTCGAAGTCCCTCCCGTCTCGATCCTTCTCAACAAGATGACTGACCAGCTGAAGGATGCCCGCGATATTTCGGACAGCATCCGCAGCATGTACGCCGAAGTCGAGGATCATGGCATTCGTGTGCTCGACACGCCGTTGGTCAATCTCTCTGCGTATCGCTCGGCAGCGCTTCAAAGCCTGCCGGTGCATCGCGTCGAGCCTCGCAAGCCCTCTGGCCGTAAGGCTCCGGCCTGTGCCGATCAGATCAAGGCCATTGCTGCCGATCTCTATCCCGAATGGGCCGATGCTATTCGCGCAGTTGGTGCGTCCAAGCCCCAGGGCAGGCCGGGGTCAGGTAAATCGGGGGTGGGTCATGTTCACTGA
- a CDS encoding STY4528 family pathogenicity island replication protein, with the protein MKNYDALVGRAASSLTQRRGNNASASAVEDDSLDGLLFMGNPHETVPRALLLDQRLGAVDILGWQTIRLLSNSDRTTAFPTYDELEPLLRSGAGQKASRKTVARVIAILRLTRWMTLGMKARNTTNGRMIGNVYVLHDEPLAPAESLSLDQDYIEYVIRCMKHSNKAVATVARLVRDELAESGVLEVPTRLDVIEQRARQQRETEFPGETQASDSQFPMKTQAISPSFQRKPGQFPGNEPPSFQRKLSPESAAYSTVSSENALTTVRSYTNSVCKTTAREDSPSPLTWSWPLELTSEERESVAVMLTGLPNDVQQAVIDEAAGRLEAGKVKSPKGFLHTLAKRAASNQFQVTHFGRGIADKRNGQTVQASTQSSPEEPYAPPAPRSADSRVNKDPQPISAETQRARENMLKRLGIRPS; encoded by the coding sequence ATGAAGAATTATGACGCGCTCGTCGGGCGCGCGGCATCATCCCTGACCCAACGCCGAGGCAATAATGCCTCGGCGTCGGCCGTTGAGGATGACTCACTCGACGGGCTGCTCTTCATGGGAAACCCCCATGAAACAGTACCTCGAGCTTTACTGCTGGATCAGCGGCTGGGCGCTGTCGATATACTGGGTTGGCAGACGATCCGCTTGTTGTCGAATTCTGACCGTACGACGGCGTTTCCGACCTATGACGAACTTGAGCCGCTGCTGCGATCAGGGGCCGGTCAGAAAGCCTCGCGCAAGACCGTTGCCCGAGTGATTGCGATCCTGCGACTGACGCGCTGGATGACCCTTGGGATGAAGGCGCGTAATACCACCAATGGGCGCATGATTGGAAACGTCTATGTGTTGCATGACGAACCGTTGGCTCCTGCCGAGTCACTGTCCCTGGACCAGGACTACATCGAGTATGTGATTCGCTGTATGAAGCACAGCAACAAGGCCGTGGCCACTGTCGCTCGACTGGTCAGAGACGAGCTGGCCGAAAGTGGTGTGCTCGAAGTCCCGACGAGGCTGGACGTCATCGAGCAGCGTGCCAGACAACAACGGGAGACCGAGTTTCCAGGGGAAACTCAGGCATCTGACTCCCAGTTTCCTATGAAAACTCAGGCAATATCACCCAGTTTCCAGAGGAAACCAGGGCAGTTTCCAGGCAACGAACCACCCAGTTTCCAGCGGAAACTCAGTCCAGAATCAGCAGCTTACAGCACAGTTTCCAGTGAGAACGCCCTTACTACAGTACGTAGTTATACAAACTCTGTATGTAAAACCACCGCGCGCGAGGATTCCCCGTCACCACTGACCTGGTCATGGCCACTCGAGTTGACCAGTGAGGAACGGGAGTCGGTGGCGGTCATGTTGACCGGTCTGCCGAACGATGTTCAGCAAGCAGTGATTGATGAGGCAGCCGGACGGCTCGAGGCCGGCAAGGTGAAATCCCCCAAGGGATTCCTGCATACCCTGGCCAAACGCGCCGCATCGAACCAATTCCAGGTCACCCACTTTGGGCGAGGCATTGCTGACAAGCGTAATGGGCAAACTGTACAGGCATCGACCCAGTCTTCTCCTGAGGAACCCTATGCCCCACCTGCCCCCCGATCTGCTGACTCACGGGTTAACAAGGATCCTCAACCGATCTCTGCGGAAACCCAGAGGGCGCGAGAGAACATGCTGAAACGTCTGGGGATACGGCCCAGCTAG
- a CDS encoding oxidative damage protection protein, whose protein sequence is MSQTVFCRKYQKEMDALPFPPLPGKKGQEIQATVSRQAWEEWQALQTRLINEKHLNMLEPASREYLMEQMERFLDNEATDQAEGYVPRDQ, encoded by the coding sequence ATGAGCCAGACCGTTTTCTGTCGCAAGTATCAGAAGGAGATGGACGCCTTACCGTTCCCGCCCCTGCCCGGCAAGAAGGGGCAGGAGATCCAGGCGACGGTATCCCGTCAGGCTTGGGAAGAGTGGCAGGCGCTTCAGACACGTTTGATCAACGAGAAGCACCTCAACATGCTTGAGCCCGCATCACGCGAATACCTGATGGAGCAGATGGAGCGCTTTCTGGATAACGAGGCTACCGACCAGGCAGAAGGGTACGTGCCCCGCGATCAGTGA